DNA from Brassica napus cultivar Da-Ae chromosome C4, Da-Ae, whole genome shotgun sequence:
GGACATTTGACTTTATTGTATCTCCCATGTTATTACGTTCGTAACATCATACTTTTTGGTTTCAATGTGATACAGAGATATCAAGCCTGATAATTTGCTACTTGACAGAGAGGGCCACATGAAACTGTCAGATTTTGGATTATGTAAACCATTAGATTGTAGTAATCTCCAGGAAAAAGATTTCACAGTTGCACGAAACGTTAGTGGGGCCTTACAAAGTGATGGCCGTCCTGTGGCCACAAGACGCACCCAACAGGAGCAGCTTCTTAACTGGCAGCGTAATAGAAGGATGCTTGTAAGTCTTAGTTATGTTTCGTTCTATCCATTGAAATAGAAACATGTATTAGAATAACTGATTAGGCTAAGGGTATTGGTTTCAGGCGTATTCCACTGTTGGAACTCCTGACTATATTGCCCCAGAAGTTCTGCTTAAAAAAGGATATGGAATGGAATGTGATTGGTAGGTGCAACCAACTATTGTGATTTATTCTATTTGGTGCAGATAATTAATCTTGAGATTATCTTTATAGGTGGTCCCTTGGCGCCATTATGTATGAAATGCTTGTGGGGTTTCCACCATTTTATTCAGATGATCCAATGACAACTTGTAGGAAGGTAACTAATCCATTGCTTTTGCCATCTCAAGTCTTAcatttcatttttgtattttttttctttagtgaTTTCTAATGTGGGAAACGTACATTTTCTCTATTCATTTGCGTACGCAGATTGTAAATTGGAGAAATTACTTGAAATTCCCAGAAGAGGTTAGACTATCACCAGAAGCCAAGGATCTTATTTGTAGGCTTTTATGCAATGTTGAACAAAGGCTTGGGACTAAAGGAGCTGATGAAATTAAGGTGTTGTGTGCATTGTTCAGCTCTGAGATTCGAAGTTCCCTTATCTTAATAAGAAACTTGTAAAACGAACGCTTTGACTTGTTTTCGTATAGGGTCACCCTTGGTTCAGAGGTACGGAATGGGGAAAGTTGTATCAAATGAAGGCTGCCTTTATTCCTCAAGTCAATGATGAGTTGGACACCCAAAACTTTGAGAAATTTGAAGAGGTAATACACTCATACTATCAGctcatgtatgtatatatattaaaatatttgtagttATACTGGAGAATTGGTGCCACAGACGATATATATGCTCCTGATAATGGAAGTAATTGTGTACTCTTCTTTAATTCTTTCTGGAACAGACTGACAAGCAAGTTCCAAAGTCGTCAAAGTCAGGTCCATGGAGAAAGGTATGACATAGGCATTGACTTATGTGCATTATCAAGTTTTCTAGTAGATTAGTATGCAACAAAAAGCTCagaatgattaaaaaaaatacttgtgTTGATTTGAAAGAGCTGCTGGAATGCTATCGAACGATGTTTTGCTAATCTGTCAATTGTGCATGTGACATGTGATATCTTTTGGTACCAACATGAGATGAATAAGAACCTGTCAGTAGAATGTGTCATGAACCAAAAGGAACTTCTTAACATGAGGTTGTGTTTCTTGTATCTTCTCCAGATGCTCTCGTCCAAGGACATTAACTTTGTGGGTTATACTTACAAGAACGTTGAAATCGTAAACGATGACCAATTACCAGGGATAGGTATTTAACGTTTCTGTATTTGAAGAAGAAACAACATAACTAGATTGCCTTGTGATTTACATTGCTTGTCTTGCTGCATTGTGATGTGCAGCTGAGATTAAGAAGAAGAGCAATAAGCCAAAGCGGCCGTCGATTAAATCCCTCTTTGGTAAATGCTTTTCCCTTTTATCATGTGTTTTGTAGCAAGTGGCAGTATTATTATACAATCCACGTTGATTTTCTCTTGACGATATTGTTGGAAAACATGAATAGAGGATGAATCATCTGGTGGCGCAACAACAAACCAAGGAAGCTTCTTGAATCTATTACCGACGCAGATGGAAGAACCGGAGAAAGAAGGTAGTAAGTGCAGCTCATCCGGGTGATTTGACTGACACATTTGCACAGCCTGAATCAGAGACACTTCTTATATAACTTATGCGTGTGTTTTTGATTTCGTTGAAAgcctttattttttgttttcctcCAAAAGAGAGTAGTAGCAAATGATGATGGGGTTTCAAACAAACGTACAGTCTCCTTTGGAAGCGAAGGCTCTCCCTCAAGGAGTGAAAGATGGATTATTATGTTTAATTGTTTCAACATAGGGTTGTTTGATTTATGCCaaccaagaaagaaaaaagaagtaaatattCTTTTCGGAATTGGTTTGTTTGTTATTGTTTTCACACAAGGAAATGGAGAGAATTggttttatttaagtattttcttCATTAACTTTATTTGGTTGATCAAAACTTGATTGTACTACATAACATCTCAAGATGAAATCAAAACCCACTAATATTATGACCCAAGTCTGTTCTCTCTTCATTTTAAGATTtgcttaaacaatttttattgttttttctttctgtcTTTGAAATAACTTCAAAGGTTTGATCTCCAACATAACGTTCGGAGTAgaagtaaaaaccaaaaatgaaagataaaaaaaaaaaaaccatacaCCACTAGGTGCTTGAAAGACAAGTAATACCCTATAAAGGGAAGATGTGAAACAACCATGACTTCATACTCCCTTAAGAGAGACTATTGCAGTCTCATCTTGAGTATGTAGATGGAGAATTGGCAGCATCGACAAGAATGGTATCAGTGAGCCAACTTGGACCTCCACGAGCTATATAAGATTGAAACCGTCTATCCTTAGTCACACTGACAGCGATCTTCTGAGCTCCTCTATTTGTATCAACATTCACTACTTCCACAtagcagttttggaagaaatTTAGAGCTTGTAGAGTATGTTCAATGGTATTGGACAAACCAGGGAACCAATGCGGATTGTTCAGGGCTTCAAGCGCTTGAGCTGATGAGATTTCAATGAGAACTATGTTCCTGTGCAGAGTATGACGATCTTTTGCCGCCCAACATATTGTTGTGAGATCTGCTTCCAAATTCGAGCTAACCCCCGCGAGGGATCTCCTACTATGTTCCATTGGCTGACCTCGAAAATCCCGGATCACCCAAGAAGCTTCAGTATGCTGAGATCTAGCTGACCAGGAGCAGCctacattatattttatgaaaccCATGGGAGGTTTCTGCCAGGCCTGCCCATTATCAACTCCTCtagataaacttttttttttcctgatccTTCTAAATGAGATTAAACCAAATGGAAGATTCTTCTACTGCTTTGGAGAAGATGTTAACAGCCGAAACTCTTTTctgattaaaacaaaaattgttcCTAGCTTTCCATAAGTGCCAAAGAATCCAGGGGAACTCTAAtgttttaatcaaaataatgtaaatatccAATAAGAAAACAAGCGCATTTCAAAATTATGGGCTTAAACTTTGAGTTATTTGACTCAAACTAGTAGAATTTAGCCGCATAGTTTCTATTAGGCTTTTGTCCggctttttgttttaaaagtataaattatttatgaattttggtttagttttggttCGATTATTTCGATCGTCAATTTAGTTATTTCAGTTCAAATAACAAGTATAAGAACCATCTAATATTTGATAACATTTTGGTTCTGATTCTTCcgtttattttttgataattcaGGTAAAAAATCAGATTTAGTCTTTCGTGTCAAATATCATATGATTAggataaatctatatattttatacataaactATTTGGAAATCTGGTTCTTTCGgataattcaaataatttttaatattttagataaaatcaATTcggtattttttattttttggatattttgctttataaatagtattttaattttttgttaatttaaaactaaatataattaatttttaggtATATTAactgtatttaaaatatttggatacatattcagttttcggtttggttttttagttctaaattttttttcgttttgtttTTGATCCTCAGTTTATACGCCCGTACCtaatttttatcatttatatttgTAGGCAATAATCTGATTTACTGTGATGTAAAGATTCAAAAGTGTTTAGAATTTCTTAACATCTTTAATATACGGGATGTTTtcagaaaataagattttttataatgtttttattgTCTCCTTATTACTCTATCCGTTtcataatagatgatgttttgaagagttattgatatttcaaaatgcatgatgtttgatattttttttaatatttttgatggCTGACTgaattagatttattttatatttttagtgttaatatttttactttatcgccttatttatttattctatgcacAGAGGCCTTAATTGCAAATATAAAAAAGGCAGAGAGAGGGCATCACTTAACGGGGATGAAGGTAGCGAGAGCTTGCCCGTCGATATCACATTTGCtatttgcggatgatagtctaTTCTTTTGTAAAGCTCAAAGGGATGAGTGTCAAACTATCCTTAGGATTTTGAAGGAGTATGAGGCAGTTTCAGgacaattaataaattttgagaagtcttcaattcaatttggacataggATTGAAGATTCTGTCAAACAAGATTTAAGGGATATTTTGGGCATCCAGAACCTTGGAGGCATG
Protein-coding regions in this window:
- the LOC106390752 gene encoding serine/threonine-protein kinase tricornered-like, which codes for METAKAWLSKLKSKDKGKSSKKKEATSNAKEGPRTPGGEEALSNVTKEKAAAAKLYIENHYKMQMQSLQERKERRKLLEKKLAAAEVSEEEQNNLIKDLELKETEYMRRQRHKMGADDFEPLTMIGKGAFGEVRICREKGTGNVYAMKKLKKSEMLRRGQVEHVKAERNLLAEVDSNCIVKLYCSFQDEEYLYLIMEYLPGGDMMTLLMRKDTLTEDEARFYIGETVLAIESIHKHNYIHRDIKPDNLLLDREGHMKLSDFGLCKPLDCSNLQEKDFTVARNVSGALQSDGRPVATRRTQQEQLLNWQRNRRMLAYSTVGTPDYIAPEVLLKKGYGMECDWWSLGAIMYEMLVGFPPFYSDDPMTTCRKIVNWRNYLKFPEEVRLSPEAKDLICRLLCNVEQRLGTKGADEIKGHPWFRGTEWGKLYQMKAAFIPQVNDELDTQNFEKFEETDKQVPKSSKSGPWRKMLSSKDINFVGYTYKNVEIVNDDQLPGIAEIKKKSNKPKRPSIKSLFEDESSGGATTNQGSFLNLLPTQMEEPEKEGSKCSSSG